One stretch of bacterium HR11 DNA includes these proteins:
- the argR_2 gene encoding Arginine repressor, translated as MPRQKTLRQKEILRIIEEKPISTQEELVAELQKRGFRASQATLSKDIRELGLVKVPTADGGYRYTAEFRSQIETPRAVLIRRFHECVTDFELASAFVVVRTTPGYAPSIAYEIDRSNWEEVTGTIAGDDTIFIACPSLKEARALEKRLQELMQSLPSASGQQAA; from the coding sequence ATGCCTCGGCAAAAGACACTCCGTCAAAAGGAGATCCTCCGGATTATCGAGGAAAAGCCGATCTCGACCCAAGAGGAGCTCGTGGCCGAACTGCAAAAGCGCGGCTTCCGCGCTTCGCAGGCGACCCTCTCGAAGGACATTCGAGAGTTGGGCCTCGTGAAGGTCCCGACGGCCGACGGGGGCTATCGGTATACCGCCGAGTTTCGAAGCCAAATCGAAACGCCACGCGCGGTCCTCATTCGCCGGTTTCATGAATGTGTGACCGACTTTGAGTTGGCCAGCGCGTTCGTCGTCGTCCGGACGACTCCCGGCTATGCGCCCAGCATCGCTTACGAGATCGACCGCTCGAACTGGGAAGAGGTCACGGGGACGATCGCCGGAGACGACACGATCTTCATCGCCTGCCCGTCTCTGAAGGAGGCGCGGGCCCTGGAGAAGCGGCTCCAGGAGTTGATGCAGTCCCTGCCCTCCGCTTCGGGACAGCAGGCCGCATGA
- the ahcY gene encoding Adenosylhomocysteinase gives MAYDVRDLALADAGRARIEWARRFMPVLGRIRERFRRERPLEGLRVSACLHVTTETANLIETLQAGGAQVRLCASNPLSTQDDVAAALVVHYGVEVFAVKGEDAETYYKHIHAALEHRPHVTIDDGADLVTTLHTQRRELLADVIGGTEETTTGVIRLRSMAREGVLAYPIIAVNDAMTKHMFDNRYGTGQSTLDGIIRATNLLIAGTTVVVSGYGMCGRGVAMRARGLGAHVIVTEVDPLRALEAVMDGYEVLPLLEAAARGDVFITVTGNKHVLRREHFERMKDGAILANAGHFNVEIDIPALAEMAVSRQVLRPFVEEFRLADGRRLYLLAEGRLVNLAAAEGHPAAVMDMSFANQALCVEYLARSGRSLAPQVYPVPREIDEQVARLKLAAMGKAIDELTDEQRAYLASWQEGT, from the coding sequence ATGGCTTATGACGTGCGTGACCTGGCCCTGGCCGATGCGGGCCGGGCCCGTATCGAGTGGGCCCGTCGGTTTATGCCCGTCCTCGGGCGCATCCGGGAACGGTTCCGACGGGAACGGCCCCTGGAGGGGCTTCGCGTCTCGGCCTGTCTGCACGTGACGACCGAGACGGCCAATCTCATCGAGACCCTGCAGGCCGGCGGGGCGCAAGTGCGTCTCTGTGCGTCCAATCCCCTGAGCACCCAGGACGACGTCGCCGCCGCCCTGGTCGTCCACTACGGCGTCGAGGTCTTCGCCGTCAAGGGCGAGGACGCCGAGACCTACTACAAGCACATCCATGCGGCCCTGGAGCATCGTCCCCACGTGACCATCGACGACGGGGCGGACCTCGTCACGACGCTTCACACCCAGCGGCGGGAGCTCCTCGCCGACGTCATCGGCGGGACGGAGGAGACGACGACCGGCGTGATCCGCCTCCGGAGCATGGCCCGGGAGGGCGTCCTGGCCTATCCCATCATCGCCGTCAACGACGCCATGACCAAGCACATGTTCGACAACCGCTATGGCACGGGCCAGAGCACCCTGGACGGCATCATCCGGGCGACCAATCTCCTGATCGCCGGGACGACGGTCGTCGTCAGCGGGTACGGCATGTGCGGCCGGGGTGTTGCCATGCGGGCTCGCGGCTTGGGCGCCCACGTGATCGTCACCGAGGTCGACCCCCTGCGGGCGCTCGAGGCCGTCATGGACGGCTACGAGGTCCTGCCCCTCCTCGAGGCCGCCGCCCGGGGCGACGTCTTCATCACCGTGACGGGCAACAAGCACGTCCTCCGACGGGAGCACTTCGAGCGCATGAAGGACGGGGCCATCCTGGCGAATGCCGGTCACTTCAACGTCGAGATCGACATCCCGGCGCTCGCCGAGATGGCCGTCTCGCGCCAGGTCCTGCGTCCCTTCGTCGAGGAGTTCCGTCTGGCCGACGGCCGGCGCCTGTACTTGCTGGCCGAGGGTCGGCTCGTGAACCTGGCCGCCGCCGAGGGCCATCCGGCGGCCGTCATGGACATGAGCTTTGCGAATCAGGCCCTCTGTGTCGAGTACCTGGCCCGGTCGGGTCGGTCCCTGGCGCCCCAGGTCTACCCCGTCCCCCGGGAAATCGACGAGCAGGTCGCCCGCCTGAAGTTAGCCGCCATGGGCAAGGCCATCGACGAGCTGACCGACGAACAGCGGGCGTACCTGGCGTCCTGGCAAGAGGGCACGTGA
- the algA_2 gene encoding Alginate biosynthesis protein AlgA — protein MAEPHLRDRLHAVIMAGGRGERFWPLSTYRRPKPFVEGLFARSLFRMTVDRVLHVLPPGRLWVVVGSDHQTMVRTQAPEIPSKQVLVEPTARDTAAAIAYAALVLERTHGPDALMLVLPCDHWIQPVDGFWATVDAGLEVLADEPDREVVFGILPTRPETGYGYIQVGDPLRPGVYEVRAFHEKPDALTAQRYLAKGDFYWNSGIFLWRVGRILELLERHLPETYAALRACVHRWTHPGFPYALETAYEQIRPISIDYGVMEEADGIVMVTARFLWDDVGQWEALERLPVETDGESNRVWGPATLVDARNCIVVNTSGWVAVVGLEDVVVVHDRGRILVMKKGRGASLKSLVRQLPPETVEA, from the coding sequence ATGGCCGAGCCACACCTGCGAGATAGGCTTCATGCCGTCATCATGGCCGGCGGTCGGGGAGAGCGGTTCTGGCCCCTCAGCACGTACCGCCGGCCCAAGCCCTTCGTCGAGGGCCTCTTCGCCCGAAGCCTGTTTCGGATGACCGTCGATCGAGTCCTGCATGTCCTGCCGCCGGGACGGCTCTGGGTCGTCGTCGGGTCGGACCACCAGACGATGGTCCGGACCCAGGCTCCCGAGATTCCGTCCAAGCAGGTCCTCGTCGAGCCGACGGCCCGGGACACGGCCGCCGCCATCGCCTATGCGGCCCTGGTCCTGGAGCGGACTCACGGGCCGGACGCCCTCATGCTGGTCCTGCCCTGCGACCACTGGATCCAGCCGGTCGACGGGTTCTGGGCGACCGTCGACGCCGGCCTCGAAGTCCTGGCCGACGAGCCGGACCGGGAGGTCGTCTTCGGCATCCTGCCGACGCGGCCCGAGACGGGCTACGGCTATATTCAGGTCGGCGACCCCCTGCGTCCCGGCGTCTATGAGGTCCGGGCCTTTCACGAGAAGCCGGACGCCCTCACGGCCCAGCGGTATCTGGCGAAGGGAGACTTTTACTGGAATTCAGGGATTTTCCTGTGGCGGGTCGGCCGCATCCTGGAACTCTTGGAAAGGCATCTGCCCGAGACCTATGCGGCCCTCCGGGCGTGCGTCCACCGGTGGACCCATCCGGGATTCCCGTATGCCCTGGAGACCGCCTACGAGCAGATCCGCCCCATCTCCATCGACTACGGCGTCATGGAGGAGGCCGACGGCATCGTGATGGTGACGGCCCGCTTTCTGTGGGACGACGTGGGCCAGTGGGAGGCCCTGGAGAGGCTACCCGTCGAGACGGACGGCGAGTCGAATCGAGTCTGGGGGCCGGCCACGCTCGTCGACGCCCGGAACTGCATCGTCGTCAACACGTCCGGCTGGGTCGCCGTCGTCGGCCTCGAGGACGTCGTCGTCGTCCACGACCGGGGCCGCATCCTGGTCATGAAGAAGGGCCGGGGCGCTTCCCTGAAGAGCCTGGTCCGCCAGCTCCCGCCGGAAACCGTCGAGGCGTGA
- the sixA gene encoding Phosphohistidine phosphatase SixA, translated as MTSLVYLVRHGEATSEAEDPRRPLTAEGRQEVTRIAEHLGRLRLPVQRIVHSGKLRAQQTAEILARYLTPASVEAAEGLAPLDDPSEAVRLIETATGPLMLVGHLPHLSRLASRLLGVDREVVAPLPGGGVLCLTRGEAGWQIAWLLTPAVVGGT; from the coding sequence ATGACGTCGTTAGTCTACTTGGTCCGTCACGGGGAGGCTACATCCGAGGCCGAGGACCCCCGGCGGCCCCTGACGGCGGAGGGCCGCCAAGAGGTCACCCGCATCGCCGAACACCTGGGCCGGCTCCGCCTGCCGGTCCAACGCATCGTGCATTCGGGCAAGCTTCGGGCCCAACAGACGGCCGAAATCCTGGCCCGCTACCTGACGCCGGCGTCCGTCGAGGCCGCCGAGGGCCTGGCCCCGCTGGACGACCCTTCGGAGGCCGTCCGCCTCATCGAGACGGCGACGGGCCCGCTGATGCTGGTCGGCCATCTGCCCCACCTGTCCCGGCTGGCGTCGAGGCTCCTCGGCGTGGACCGGGAAGTCGTGGCGCCCCTGCCGGGCGGCGGGGTCCTGTGCCTGACCCGTGGGGAGGCCGGCTGGCAGATCGCATGGCTCCTGACGCCGGCCGTCGTCGGTGGGACCTGA
- the tetA gene encoding Tetracycline resistance protein, class C, with protein sequence MLRDRRLLILLLVILSNLIGFGIIIPFLPLYATRLGASPWQVGWLFASYSIAQMVAAPFLGELSDRYGRRPILMASLWTTTLSFVILALADRLWMLFAARIIDGLGGANIPTVRAYIGDVTEPQDRARAYGLLGASFGVALVLGPALSGLLAHWGPAVPAWGAAVLSGVALGATWLWLPETVHRASARTAYTWADFRQVLRQPVVGYLLITDFLYWNASTAYQTTFPLFGQARFHLNVSQVGYLFALIGALGILMQLYLVGPIVRRIGERAALTYGFVLMGLGLVGIGFTHRLGSFVAWIFPTALGASLGLPSLIALISQAGTSENQGRIQGVASSLESLARIAGPVWGNGLFQWVGPGAPYVSAGLLMLATGAWAGYGLAVRLGGAGRRVVRPAGE encoded by the coding sequence ATGCTTCGAGACCGACGGCTTCTCATCCTGTTGTTGGTCATCCTGTCGAACCTGATCGGTTTTGGGATCATCATCCCGTTTCTACCGCTGTATGCGACGCGTCTGGGAGCCTCGCCCTGGCAGGTCGGCTGGCTCTTTGCCTCGTATTCCATCGCCCAGATGGTGGCCGCGCCCTTCTTGGGAGAGCTATCCGACCGCTACGGTCGGCGGCCCATCCTGATGGCCAGCCTCTGGACGACCACGTTGAGCTTCGTGATCCTGGCCCTGGCCGACCGGCTGTGGATGTTGTTTGCGGCCCGCATCATCGACGGCCTCGGGGGCGCCAATATCCCGACGGTCCGGGCTTACATCGGGGACGTCACGGAGCCCCAGGACCGGGCGCGGGCCTACGGGCTTCTGGGCGCTTCCTTCGGCGTCGCCCTCGTATTGGGGCCGGCCCTGAGCGGGCTCCTGGCCCACTGGGGCCCGGCCGTCCCGGCCTGGGGCGCGGCGGTCCTGAGCGGGGTCGCCCTCGGGGCGACGTGGCTATGGCTCCCCGAGACGGTCCATCGGGCGAGTGCTCGGACGGCTTATACGTGGGCCGATTTCCGCCAGGTCCTCCGTCAGCCGGTCGTCGGCTACCTGCTCATCACGGACTTCCTGTACTGGAACGCCTCGACGGCCTATCAGACGACGTTTCCCCTCTTCGGGCAGGCCCGGTTTCATTTGAACGTCTCCCAGGTCGGCTATCTGTTTGCCCTCATCGGGGCTTTGGGTATCCTGATGCAGTTGTACCTGGTCGGTCCCATCGTGCGACGCATCGGCGAGCGGGCGGCCCTGACGTATGGGTTCGTCCTGATGGGCCTGGGCTTGGTAGGCATCGGGTTCACGCACCGTCTGGGGTCTTTCGTGGCATGGATTTTCCCGACGGCCCTGGGGGCCAGTCTGGGCCTGCCGTCGCTCATCGCCCTCATCAGTCAGGCGGGGACCTCCGAGAACCAGGGACGCATTCAGGGCGTCGCCAGTAGCCTGGAGAGCCTGGCCCGGATCGCCGGGCCGGTGTGGGGGAACGGCCTGTTCCAGTGGGTCGGCCCCGGGGCGCCCTATGTATCGGCGGGCCTCTTGATGCTGGCGACAGGAGCTTGGGCGGGCTATGGGTTGGCCGTTCGGCTCGGGGGTGCCGGCCGGCGGGTCGTCCGCCCGGCGGGGGAATAA
- the hddA gene encoding D-glycero-alpha-D-manno-heptose 7-phosphate kinase — MGWVGEAPVRVDLAGGTLDIWPLYAIFSDSLTVNVAIDRYQRVTTEPSPRWVLESESDLPTWTAETLAAEPPEAWKLVWRVVRTVAPPHPLRIRIVSEVPPGSGLGGSSALTVALLGTLARWKGTTVPRPSLVRQAYFLETQSIQVPTGLQDHLAAAYGGLHAWRWTWQGWDRYSLAPARDWVLARLLLVYVGESRFSGRNNWEVFQRLIEGDAPTRRAMEAIRQAAQALVEAIERRDDGACARAIRQEMDARGSLHPAIVTPAVADVLAWRDPAIGAAKVCGAGGGGCIVLWVDPEARPRLEAEAQARGWTAWHPRTSGHPFRVMFFPTFSGPTVSTSR, encoded by the coding sequence ATGGGATGGGTCGGGGAAGCGCCCGTACGGGTGGACCTGGCCGGCGGTACGCTGGACATCTGGCCCCTCTATGCCATCTTCTCCGATAGCCTGACGGTCAACGTCGCCATCGACCGCTACCAACGGGTGACGACCGAGCCGTCGCCCCGGTGGGTCCTGGAAAGCGAGTCGGACCTCCCGACGTGGACGGCCGAGACGCTGGCGGCCGAGCCGCCCGAGGCATGGAAGCTGGTCTGGAGGGTCGTCCGCACCGTTGCGCCCCCGCATCCCTTGCGGATTCGTATCGTCTCCGAGGTCCCGCCCGGGTCGGGCCTCGGGGGGTCATCGGCCCTGACGGTCGCCCTCCTGGGGACGCTGGCCCGTTGGAAGGGCACGACCGTGCCCCGCCCCTCGCTCGTCCGGCAGGCCTACTTCCTGGAGACCCAGAGCATCCAGGTCCCGACGGGCCTGCAGGACCACTTGGCGGCGGCCTATGGGGGCCTCCACGCCTGGCGGTGGACGTGGCAAGGCTGGGATCGGTATTCCCTGGCCCCGGCCCGGGACTGGGTCCTGGCCCGACTGCTTCTCGTGTATGTCGGGGAGAGCCGATTTTCCGGCCGGAACAACTGGGAAGTGTTCCAGCGTTTAATCGAAGGAGACGCTCCGACCCGACGGGCGATGGAAGCCATCCGGCAGGCCGCCCAGGCCCTCGTCGAGGCCATCGAACGCCGGGACGACGGGGCCTGCGCCCGAGCCATCCGGCAGGAGATGGACGCCCGGGGAAGCCTCCACCCGGCTATCGTCACGCCGGCCGTAGCCGACGTCCTGGCCTGGCGGGACCCGGCCATCGGGGCGGCCAAGGTCTGTGGGGCCGGCGGCGGGGGTTGCATCGTCCTGTGGGTCGACCCCGAGGCCCGGCCCCGACTGGAGGCGGAGGCCCAGGCCCGGGGCTGGACGGCCTGGCACCCCCGGACATCAGGACATCCTTTCCGGGTAATGTTTTTCCCCACCTTTTCCGGCCCTACTGTAAGCACCTCTCGATGA
- the ywaD gene encoding Aminopeptidase YwaD — translation MTQCAPTGARGRGSSSPLFWRRGRLLRVMARHLVMILGIALGFIGWGTLMDSTPVGSGLEAALGTVAWRHAARLTAFGPRVPGSAAHDRAQAYIVETLTALPGWWVQVQSFTVGVQRYVNVVAVWPEPVGAPGWLFSAHYDTVPGSPGALDNATGVGLLLALADHWSRHAPPTPVVLGFWDGEEAGLLGSTVYAHRYATGNAERIPRLIGHVSLEMVGWPRGATCFHTFRYPWGLTSEAHPLAPAWLLRHVLRTARTAGLTPRFGDPYLSYPYQWAVRNVRIPFASDDAPFSRVGVPSIFVADASFARFYPAYHSPSDHIEEASVERLERYARWLLQVVETPPGSTPDRDQAYWVFGSWVLSGAALWWGLVVLGILYGILAGTAPAHPVIRWGRLLVPLGLALWKPAEALALLVPATLLAGLGHLQTDPIVLRLLGALPGLVYWSGPLLTFLAMFRFPGIRWTVEGLSLTGLMLAWFLLLLRSRLL, via the coding sequence ATGACCCAATGCGCCCCGACGGGGGCGAGGGGTCGGGGGTCCTCGTCACCGCTCTTTTGGCGGCGGGGCCGCCTGCTCCGGGTCATGGCTCGTCATCTCGTCATGATACTGGGAATCGCCTTAGGCTTCATCGGATGGGGGACGCTCATGGACAGCACTCCGGTCGGGTCGGGGCTTGAGGCGGCCCTGGGGACGGTCGCATGGCGTCATGCGGCCCGACTGACCGCCTTCGGACCCCGCGTGCCCGGCTCGGCGGCCCACGACCGAGCGCAAGCCTATATCGTCGAAACGCTGACGGCCCTGCCGGGATGGTGGGTCCAGGTCCAGTCCTTCACCGTCGGGGTCCAACGGTACGTCAACGTCGTCGCCGTATGGCCTGAGCCGGTCGGGGCACCGGGCTGGCTGTTCAGTGCGCATTACGACACCGTGCCTGGGAGCCCGGGCGCCCTGGACAACGCCACGGGCGTAGGACTCCTCCTGGCCCTGGCCGATCACTGGTCCCGACATGCGCCCCCGACGCCGGTCGTCCTGGGCTTCTGGGACGGTGAGGAAGCCGGCTTGTTGGGTTCGACGGTTTACGCCCACCGCTACGCTACCGGTAACGCCGAGCGCATTCCTCGACTCATCGGTCACGTCAGCCTCGAGATGGTCGGTTGGCCCCGGGGGGCCACGTGTTTCCACACGTTCCGGTACCCCTGGGGCTTGACGTCGGAGGCGCATCCCCTGGCTCCGGCGTGGCTTCTCCGACACGTCCTGCGGACGGCCCGGACGGCCGGTCTGACGCCTCGATTTGGAGATCCCTACCTGAGCTATCCATACCAGTGGGCCGTCCGGAACGTGCGGATTCCTTTCGCCAGTGACGACGCCCCCTTCTCACGGGTCGGCGTCCCGTCCATCTTCGTGGCGGACGCCTCCTTCGCCCGATTCTATCCGGCCTACCACAGCCCGTCGGACCACATCGAGGAAGCGTCCGTCGAACGTCTGGAACGCTATGCCCGCTGGCTCCTTCAAGTCGTCGAGACGCCGCCGGGGTCCACCCCAGACCGGGACCAAGCTTACTGGGTCTTCGGGTCTTGGGTCCTCAGCGGAGCGGCCTTGTGGTGGGGCCTGGTCGTCCTTGGGATTCTCTACGGGATCCTCGCTGGAACGGCCCCGGCCCATCCGGTCATCCGATGGGGCCGACTCCTGGTCCCCCTGGGTCTGGCCCTCTGGAAGCCCGCCGAGGCCCTGGCCCTCCTGGTCCCGGCGACTCTCCTGGCAGGTCTCGGCCACCTGCAGACCGACCCGATCGTCCTTCGACTCCTCGGCGCCCTGCCGGGTCTGGTCTACTGGAGCGGACCCCTGCTGACGTTCCTGGCCATGTTCCGATTCCCGGGGATTCGATGGACCGTCGAGGGCCTGAGCCTGACGGGCCTGATGCTGGCCTGGTTCCTCCTCCTTCTCAGAAGCCGGCTTCTCTGA
- the trpS gene encoding Tryptophan--tRNA ligase has product MARRVLSGMRPTGKLHLGHWSGALINWVRLQDQYECFYVIVDYHALTSEYETPQVVRESIPEVLLDWLAVGIDPERSVIFVQSHVPEHAELHLLLSMIVPLPWLERVPTYKEMKQQLAEKNLDTYGFLGYPLLQTADIILYKAEIVPVGEDQLPHLELAREIVRRFNHLYGPVFPEPQALLTPVPRVPGTDGRKMSKSFHNAIYLSDPPEVVWEKLRPMVTDPARVRRTDPGNPDVCPVFDLHKVFSPQPDIDFVNVECRRAGIGCIDCKQILFKNLKAFLEPIQARRQDWAARRDDLMNVLHEGAQKAQAIARQTLREAQTAVGLITPEEVRPRKSPLGPGEGPTRPGMGP; this is encoded by the coding sequence ATGGCACGACGGGTCCTCAGCGGCATGCGGCCAACGGGGAAGCTTCACCTGGGCCACTGGAGCGGCGCCCTCATCAACTGGGTTCGGCTCCAAGACCAGTATGAGTGCTTTTACGTCATCGTCGACTACCACGCCCTGACGTCCGAGTACGAGACGCCCCAGGTCGTGCGGGAGTCCATCCCGGAGGTCCTGCTCGACTGGCTGGCCGTCGGCATCGACCCTGAACGCTCCGTCATCTTCGTGCAGTCCCATGTCCCCGAGCACGCCGAACTCCACCTGCTCCTGTCGATGATCGTGCCCCTCCCCTGGCTGGAACGGGTCCCGACGTATAAGGAAATGAAGCAACAGCTGGCGGAGAAGAACCTGGATACCTACGGCTTCCTGGGCTATCCCCTCCTGCAGACGGCCGACATCATCCTCTACAAGGCCGAGATCGTACCCGTCGGCGAGGACCAGCTCCCGCATCTGGAGCTGGCCCGGGAGATCGTCCGCCGCTTCAATCACCTCTACGGGCCCGTCTTTCCCGAGCCCCAGGCGCTCCTGACGCCCGTGCCTCGCGTGCCCGGCACCGACGGCCGCAAGATGAGCAAGAGCTTCCACAACGCCATCTACCTGAGCGACCCGCCCGAGGTCGTCTGGGAGAAGCTCCGTCCGATGGTGACGGACCCGGCCCGGGTCCGTCGGACCGACCCCGGCAATCCCGACGTGTGTCCCGTCTTTGACCTCCACAAGGTCTTTTCGCCTCAACCGGACATCGACTTCGTGAACGTCGAGTGCCGGCGGGCCGGCATCGGATGCATCGACTGCAAGCAGATTTTATTCAAAAATTTGAAGGCGTTTTTGGAACCGATCCAGGCCCGCCGCCAGGACTGGGCGGCCCGCCGGGACGACCTGATGAACGTCCTCCACGAAGGCGCCCAAAAGGCTCAGGCCATCGCCCGCCAGACCCTCCGGGAGGCCCAGACGGCCGTCGGCCTCATCACCCCGGAAGAGGTCCGGCCCCGAAAGTCACCGCTCGGTCCCGGGGAAGGCCCGACCCGACCGGGGATGGGACCGTAA
- the algA_1 gene encoding Alginate biosynthesis protein AlgA gives MIRLEGHAIPAHEPTSDERPWGAWELLGMGPNYKVKRLVIRPGHRLSLQYHHHRSEHWVVVQGEALVQRGDETLHLKPDEGCYIPARVAHRVANPGPELLVIVEVQFGHCREDDIVRIEDDYGRATPAR, from the coding sequence ATGATACGACTGGAGGGTCATGCGATTCCGGCCCATGAGCCGACCTCTGACGAGCGGCCCTGGGGGGCCTGGGAGCTTCTGGGGATGGGGCCGAACTACAAGGTCAAGCGCCTGGTCATCCGGCCGGGCCACCGCTTGAGCCTTCAATACCATCACCACCGGAGCGAGCACTGGGTCGTCGTCCAAGGAGAGGCCCTCGTCCAACGGGGGGACGAGACTCTTCACTTGAAGCCGGACGAGGGCTGTTACATCCCGGCCCGGGTCGCCCACCGGGTCGCCAACCCGGGGCCGGAACTCCTCGTCATCGTCGAGGTCCAGTTCGGACACTGCCGGGAGGACGACATCGTCCGCATCGAGGACGACTATGGCCGAGCCACACCTGCGAGATAG
- the metK gene encoding S-adenosylmethionine synthase, whose translation MPKRGRYLFTSESVTEGHPDKVADQISDAILDAILEKDPLGRVACETLVTTGMAFVAGEITTTCYVDIPEVVRETIRSVGYTRAKFGFDYETCAVITAIQEQSPDIALGVDRGGAGDQGMMFGYACRETPELMPLPIMLAHRLCMRVAQLRKEGVLEYLRPDGKSQVTVEYEDNTPVRVEAVVLSVQHSPAVDMRTVREDMIEKAIEAVIPRQWIDERTKIFVNPTGRFEVGGPRADTGLTGRKIMVDTYGGRAHHGGGCFSGKDPTKVDRSASYMARYIAKNLVAAGVADELEIQLAYVIGEPEPVSIMVDTYGTGRIPDEKILKLIREFFPLTPRGIIEHLNLRRPIYRKTAAYGHFGREEPEFTWERTDLAAEIARAAGLA comes from the coding sequence ATGCCAAAGCGCGGACGGTATCTGTTCACGTCGGAATCGGTGACCGAAGGCCATCCCGACAAGGTGGCCGACCAGATCTCGGACGCCATCCTGGATGCGATTTTAGAAAAAGACCCCCTCGGCCGCGTGGCCTGCGAGACCCTGGTGACGACGGGCATGGCCTTCGTGGCCGGGGAGATCACGACGACCTGCTATGTGGACATCCCGGAGGTCGTCCGGGAGACGATCCGGAGCGTGGGCTACACGAGGGCCAAGTTTGGGTTCGACTACGAGACGTGCGCCGTCATCACGGCCATCCAGGAGCAGTCGCCGGACATCGCCCTGGGCGTCGACCGGGGCGGGGCCGGCGACCAGGGCATGATGTTCGGGTACGCCTGCCGGGAGACGCCGGAGCTGATGCCCCTGCCCATCATGCTGGCCCATCGGCTCTGCATGCGGGTCGCCCAGCTCCGGAAGGAAGGCGTCTTAGAGTATCTCCGGCCGGACGGCAAGTCGCAGGTCACCGTCGAGTATGAGGACAACACGCCCGTCCGGGTCGAGGCCGTCGTCCTGTCCGTTCAGCACAGTCCGGCCGTCGACATGCGGACCGTCCGGGAGGACATGATCGAAAAGGCCATCGAAGCCGTCATTCCCCGTCAGTGGATCGACGAGCGGACGAAGATCTTCGTGAACCCCACGGGGCGGTTTGAGGTCGGGGGGCCCCGGGCCGATACGGGCCTGACGGGCCGCAAGATCATGGTCGACACGTACGGCGGCCGGGCCCATCACGGCGGCGGGTGCTTCTCCGGCAAGGACCCCACGAAGGTGGACCGTTCGGCGAGTTACATGGCCCGGTACATCGCCAAGAACCTGGTGGCGGCCGGCGTGGCCGACGAGCTGGAAATCCAGCTGGCCTATGTCATCGGGGAGCCGGAGCCCGTCTCCATCATGGTCGATACTTACGGCACGGGTCGGATCCCCGACGAGAAGATTTTGAAGCTCATCCGGGAGTTCTTCCCGCTCACGCCCCGGGGGATCATCGAGCACCTGAACCTGCGGCGGCCCATCTACCGGAAGACGGCCGCCTACGGCCACTTCGGGCGGGAGGAACCCGAATTCACCTGGGAGCGGACGGACCTGGCGGCCGAGATCGCCCGGGCGGCGGGCCTGGCGTGA